A genomic region of Friedmanniella luteola contains the following coding sequences:
- a CDS encoding type II toxin-antitoxin system VapB family antitoxin — MIFKRVGDVRPYPDHGYVQKQWAAIAPHQVRLDQLVTTKRTLDLEALLEEDSTFYGDLFAHVVAWRGDLYLEDGLHRALRAALQQRQTMHARVLDLK; from the coding sequence GTGATTTTCAAGCGCGTGGGTGACGTCCGCCCGTACCCCGACCACGGGTACGTGCAGAAGCAGTGGGCGGCCATCGCCCCTCACCAGGTGCGCTTGGACCAGCTGGTGACCACCAAGCGGACGCTCGACCTGGAAGCGCTGCTGGAGGAGGACTCGACGTTCTACGGCGACCTCTTCGCCCACGTCGTCGCCTGGCGCGGTGACCTGTACCTGGAGGACGGGCTGCACCGGGCGCTCCGGGCCGCCCTGCAGCAGCGGCAGACCATGCACGCCCGCGTGCTCGACCTGAAGTAG
- a CDS encoding helicase HerA-like domain-containing protein gives MTDPAATAAAPVPEPAAATPTEPAPPLPEPVATIAAGYTFDEPALELGVVVHDGEPVPTAGVRIPLSMLNRHGLVAGATGTGKTKTLQLMAEQLSAAGVPVFAADIKGDLSGIASPGRPSDKLTARTRALGQDWRPRGCPTEFFALGGQGLGVPLRATMTSFGPVLLAKVLGLNAVQESSLGLVFHHADAAGLPLLDLADLRAVLTHLTSDEGKAELKGVGGLSAATVGVILRSLVTFAAQGADAFFGEPEFDTADLLRVTGDGQGVVSLLELPNLQDRPALFSTFLMWLLADLFHDLPEVGDVDKPKLVFFFDEAHLLFDGASKAFLDAIAQTVRLVRSKGVGIFFVTQTPEDVPDDVLAQLGSRVQHQLRAHTPNDAKALKQTVATFPRSGYDLAETLQELGIGEAVVTVMDPDGTPTPVAWTRMLAPQSLMAPTPADVLAPGIAASSLMGRYGAAVDRDSAREMLARRLEAGAAAAADERRAAEAAAAQRAQEERSAREDRADRPQTRDTSRTRSGAPRRPAPRAERSVVEKVVESSVFKQFARTAGREIVRSLFGTARRR, from the coding sequence ATGACGGACCCTGCCGCGACCGCTGCCGCCCCTGTCCCGGAGCCGGCCGCCGCCACGCCGACGGAGCCGGCCCCGCCGCTCCCGGAGCCGGTCGCGACGATCGCCGCCGGCTACACCTTCGACGAACCCGCCCTCGAGCTGGGCGTCGTGGTGCACGACGGCGAGCCCGTGCCGACGGCCGGCGTGCGGATCCCGCTGTCCATGCTCAACCGGCACGGGCTGGTGGCCGGGGCCACCGGCACGGGCAAGACCAAGACGCTGCAGCTGATGGCCGAGCAGCTCTCGGCGGCGGGCGTCCCCGTCTTCGCCGCCGACATCAAGGGCGACCTGTCCGGGATCGCCTCGCCGGGCCGGCCGAGCGACAAGCTGACGGCCCGGACCCGCGCGCTCGGCCAGGACTGGCGGCCGCGCGGCTGCCCGACGGAGTTCTTCGCCCTCGGCGGGCAGGGGCTGGGCGTCCCGCTGCGGGCCACGATGACGTCGTTCGGCCCGGTGCTGCTGGCCAAGGTGCTGGGGCTCAACGCCGTGCAGGAGTCCTCGCTCGGCCTGGTCTTCCACCACGCCGACGCCGCCGGGCTGCCGCTGCTGGACCTCGCCGACCTCCGGGCCGTGCTGACCCACCTGACCAGCGACGAGGGCAAGGCCGAGCTCAAGGGCGTCGGCGGGCTCAGCGCGGCCACCGTCGGGGTGATCCTGCGCTCGCTCGTCACCTTCGCCGCGCAGGGTGCCGACGCGTTCTTCGGCGAGCCGGAGTTCGACACCGCCGACCTGCTGCGGGTGACCGGTGACGGCCAGGGCGTCGTCTCGCTGCTCGAGCTGCCCAACCTGCAGGACCGGCCGGCCCTGTTCTCGACCTTCCTGATGTGGCTGCTGGCCGACCTCTTCCACGACCTGCCCGAGGTGGGGGACGTCGACAAGCCCAAGCTCGTCTTCTTCTTCGACGAGGCCCACCTGCTGTTCGACGGCGCGTCCAAGGCCTTCCTCGACGCGATCGCCCAGACGGTCCGGCTGGTCCGCAGCAAGGGTGTCGGCATCTTCTTCGTCACGCAGACGCCCGAGGACGTCCCCGACGACGTGCTGGCGCAGCTGGGCTCCCGGGTCCAGCACCAGCTCCGCGCGCACACGCCGAACGACGCCAAGGCACTGAAGCAGACGGTGGCCACCTTCCCCCGCTCGGGCTACGACCTGGCCGAGACGCTGCAGGAGCTGGGGATCGGCGAGGCCGTCGTCACCGTGATGGACCCCGACGGCACCCCGACCCCGGTCGCCTGGACGCGGATGCTGGCGCCGCAGTCGCTGATGGCGCCGACACCCGCCGACGTGCTGGCCCCCGGCATCGCCGCGTCGTCGCTGATGGGGCGCTACGGCGCCGCCGTGGACCGGGACTCCGCCCGCGAGATGCTCGCGCGCAGGCTGGAGGCCGGTGCGGCGGCGGCCGCCGACGAGCGCCGCGCGGCGGAGGCCGCGGCGGCGCAGCGCGCCCAGGAGGAGCGGTCCGCTCGGGAGGACCGCGCGGACCGGCCGCAGACGCGCGACACCTCGAGGACCCGGTCGGGCGCACCTCGGCGGCCGGCTCCGCGGGCCGAGCGGTCCGTGGTCGAGAAGGTCGTGGAGTCCTCGGTGTTCAAGCAGTTCGCCCGGACCGCCGGTCGGGAGATCGTCCGCAGCCTCTTCGGCACCGCGCGCCGGCGCTGA